Genomic window (Herpetosiphonaceae bacterium):
GGCCCGACGGCGCGAGGGGCTCGGCATCGGCGACCTGTGGCCTGGTGCCGCCGACATCGACGCCCACCGCGACGAGCACGCCGACCACGCCGCCAATTACGGCGACGCCGACGACGCCGATCGATGAGGAGACACCGACCGCCACGCCGACAACGCCGATCGATGAGGAGACACCGACCCCGACCGAGATTACTCCGCCGCCTACCCAGCCTGCGCCGACGCCGACGACACCGGCTCCGGCCAGCACGGCCACTCCTGGCCGCTCCCAGGCGGTCGCGGGTGCCAGCGGCGACGCCGAGCAGCAGGCGACGCGCCGACGGTCGGTTGCGGGTGCCAGCAGCGACAATCAGGTGCTTCCGGCGGTGGGCATGGACCATCCCGCTGCAACCTGGTGGCTGCTGCTCGCCGCCGGGTGGCTGCTGGTAGCCCTTGGCTCCGCCCTGCGCGCATGGCAGCTTGTGCGCGAGCAGGAGTAGCCTGATCGCCTTCTCGTAGCCGCAACACCTCGATTCATTCCAGCAGAGCGTAGCTTATGCGCTCTGCTGGCTGCTTTCGGCTCCTGTCTGGCGCAGCGTCCGGCGCTTGAGCATGCTGCCCAATCTTTGGGCTTGCCTGGCGACGACCTAAAGGACCAGCCGGTCGGAGAACCGACACGGCTTGCGCCAGGCCGATCCGCGCGCTAGTATCCCTCGCTATGATGGGTAGAATATTGTTATCGTATCGACCGCTGCTCCGCAGCGCGCTGATCTGTGTGCTCCTGGCAGCCACGCTGCTGGCTCATCTTGCGCAAGCCGAGACGAGCCCGCATAGCGTGCCGCCGAAACAGCCCGTCGCGCAGATCTATATTCCTTTCATCGCCAATCTGCGCACCACGCGCTTTGCGGTGATCGGCGACTACGGCACAGGCAGCCCAGGCGAGCAGGCGGTCGCGGCGCTGGTCAAAGGCTGGCAGCCCGATTTTATCGCGACGACCGGCGATAATAACTATCCGAGCGGCGAGGCCGCGACGATCGACGCCAATATCGGCGCGTACTACCATGAGTTTATCGCGCCCTACTACGGCACCTACGGGCCGGGCGGCACGATCAATCGCTTCTTCCCCACGCTGGGCAACCACGACTGGGCATCCGGCGCGGGGCCGTACTTCGACTATTTTACGCTTCCCGGCAACGAGCGCTACTACCATCTGACCTGGGATTCGGTGCAGCTCTTCGCGATCGACAGCGATCCCAACGAGCCGGATGGCGTCTCGTCAACCTCGGCGCAGGCCATGTGGCTCCAAAACGCGCTGGCGACCTCGTCGGCGTGCTGGAAGATTGTGTATATGCACATGCCGCCGTACTCATCCGGCGCGCACGGCTCGACGCCCTGGATGCAGTGGCCGTTTCAGGCGTGGGGCGCTGATGCGGTGCTGGCCGGACACGATCATACCTACGAGCGAATTGTGCGCGATGGCCTGCCCTATTTCGTCAATGGCCTGGGCGGCCATGTGGCGTATCCGTTCGGCGAGCCGATCGCGGGCAGCGAGGTGCGCTTCAACGCCGATGTCGGCGCGATGCTGGTCGAGGCCGATCGCGAAAAGATCGTCTTCTCGTTCAGCACCCACACAGGCGCGCTCGTCGACAGCTACCGCCTGAATAAAGCTTGTCGCTGAGCGTGTGCTATCCTTTGGTGCAGATCGAGTCTGCGTTGGTTCTGGCAGTTACATATCGAGGTTGCTATGCCTTCCCTGCCCTTTGGCGAATCGGCGGATGATTTCCGCTGGTGTACCGGTATCGAAGATACCTTTATTCCTCAGACACGGCCCCATCTGCGCGCGCTGGACGAGTATGAGCTGATGGGACACTACGAGCGCTGGCGCGACGATCTGCGCCTGGCACAGCAGACCGGGGCGCGCATGATCCGCTGGGGCATTCCCTGGTACCGCGTCGAGCCGCAGCCGGGCTCATTCGACTGGTCATGGACCGATCAGGTTATTCCCTACATCGTCGATGAGCTGGGTCTGGAGCCGATCATCGACCTGATGCACTATGGTACGCCGCTGTGGATGGATCGCTCGTTCGTCGATCCGCGCTATCCCACGGCGGTCGCGGCGTACGCGCGGGCCGTGGCCGAGCGCTACGGCAGCCGCATCCGGTACTACACGCCGCTCAACGAGCCGATCGTCAACGCGCTGATGTGCGGCATGCGCGGAGTCTGGCCGCCCTATCTGCGCGGCGAGCGCGGCTTTCTGGCGGTCGGGATGGCGCTCGCTCAGGGCATCGTGCGCACCGTGCGCGCCATCCGAGCGGTCGATCCGTCTGCGGTGATGGTACATGTCGAGGCGGCGGGCCTGACACGCGCGGCTCGCGCTGAGCTGGAGCCGCTGGCGGTGGAGCAGCGGCGGCGCGGCTTTCTCTTCTACGATCTGATCACGGGTCGCGTCGATGGGTCGCATCCGCTGCTGAGCTGGCTGCTGACCAACGGCGTTAGCTATACCGCGCTTCAGCAGCTTGCCGAGCAGGCGATCGACCTGGATGTAATGGGCCTCAACTTCTATCCGCAGTGGTCCACGCAGCAGATCGGGCTGAACGCGCAGGGCCGCATCAGCTATCGATCGATCGAGCAGGATGGCGCGGGCTTTCACGAGCTGATCGCGGATTATTACGAGCGCTATAACGCGCCGATCATGATCACCGAAACCAGCGCCAAGGACGGAATCGCGATCAAGCAGCGCTGGCTCGACGCCTCGGTGACAACGGTTCGCGCGCTGCGTCAGGCGGGCGTGCCGGTGATCGGCTATACGTGGTTTCCGCTCTTCACGATGATCGACTGGCGCTACCGCACCGGTCGGCGTTCGCTCGACGACTACCTGATCGAGTTGGGATTGTACGAGTCCGCGCCGACGACGACCGGGCTGTGCTACGTCGAAACGCCGCTGGTCGCGCGCTTCAAGGCGCTCACGCTCGATCCGGCTGCGGCGATCGGCGAGCTTCAGCCGGCTGCCAGTCCCGCGTTTTGAGTTTGAAGTTCGGAGTTTCGAGTTCAGGCCCTCACCCCGGGCCGGGTGCCCTCTGGACATGGCACCCGCCCTCTCCCATTGCCATAGGAGAGGGGGCACAGTGAGCGCTTGGTTCTCGGTTCTTGGTTCTTGATGCGCCGCGTGCCCTTTGGGCATAGCACCCGGTTTGTTCCCTTGCTCTTTGTTCTTTGTTCTTTCTCCCCCCTCATCCTTTTGACCGAGGTAGCCCACCTGTTCGGCTGGTACACTACGCTGCGTGGAATCGCCCCACGCTTCCCCTTTTTTCCAATGTGAGGGTGCAGGAGGAACAGCAATGGACTCGTTCGACGCGGTCTTTATTGGCAGTGGACATAATGCGCTGATCGCCGCCGCGTATCTCGCGCGTGCCGGTTGGAGCGTGTTGGTGCTGGAGCGCAACGACCGGCCCGGCGGCCTGGTGCGCACCGAGGAGCTGACGCTGCCCGGATTCAAGCACGATGTGTACTCTAGCGCCCATCCGCTCTTCGCAACGTCGCAGGCTTACGCCGATCTCGGCCCTGAGCTGGCGCAGTACGGCCTGAACTACGTCAATATCGACGTGCCGACCGGCGTCTCGATGCCCGATGGTCAGGCGGCGATCTTTCCCCGCGACATGGCGGCGATCATGGCCGAGGCCGATCGGCTGGCTCCCGGCGATGGCGCGGCGTTCCAGCAGATGATCGGCGAGTTCAGCGCGTACGCGCCGCAGGTCTTTAGCCTCTTCTCGATGGATCTGACATCGCCTGGGGCGACCAGGATTATCCGTCAGCTCATGGATAATCCCGATGGCCCCGGCTTCTCGTCCTTCGCCGCCGATTTTCTGCTGACCGGGCGCGATGTGCTCGAGTCGCGCTTCACGTCGCCGGTCTTTCGTGCGATGGTCGCGCCGTGGCTGATGCATCTGGGCCGCACGCCCGACAGCGCGAATAGTGGCTTCTGGGTGCCGCTGACGCTGATGTCGGTGATGGGCGGCGGTATGGCAACGCCGGTCGGCGGCAGCGAGATGCTGGCCCGGTCGCTGGTGCGGCTGATCGAGGACAAGGGCGGCACGGTCAAGGTCAATAGCGCTGTCGAGCGGATCACGCTCAAGAACGGCAAGGCGGTCGGCGTCTGCACGGAGGATGGCACCGAGTACGGCGCGAAGCGCGCGGTTATCGCCTCGACCAATCCCGATCAGCTCTACCTGCGCCTGCTGTCCGATGCCGAGGTCGCGCCGACGATCAGGCGGCAGGCCCAGAACTACCGCTACGGTCGCGGCTGTGTCCAGATTCACCTGGCGCTCTCCGAGCCGCCGCGCTTCGCCGACGAGCGGCTCAACCGCGTTGGCCTGGTCCACCTGACCTCCGGCCTCGACGGCTGCTCTCAGGCGATCAACGAGGCGGCGCGCGGCCTGCTGCCTGCCGAGCCGACGATCTCGCTGGATGTGCCGACGCTGCTCGATCCGTCTCGCGCGCCCACGGGCCAGGCGACGATGCGGCTGCAAATGCTGGAGATCCCCTGCCGCCCACGCGGCGACGCCGCCGGAGCGATTGATGTCGGCGATGGCACCTGGACCGACGACCTGAAGCAGCGCTTTACCGATCGCGTGCTGGAGATCGTCGGGCGACACGCGCCGAACGTGCCGGGCGCGATCCTGGGCTGCCACATCATCAGCCCCGACAATCTGGCGCGCTTCAGCCCCAACCAGGGGCCGGGCGATCCCTACGGCGGCTCCCACGACATCGCGCAGAGCTACCTGCTGCGGCCACTGCCCAGCCAGCCGAGCCATCGCAGCACGGTGCCCAACGTCTATATGCTTGGCGCGGCAACCTGGCCCGGCCACGGCGTGAACGGCGGCTCAGGCTACATCGTGGCGCAGCAGCTATTGGGCCACGCAGAGTAGCCCATCGATCGGCACCTGGCTATCGTCGATCTGCCTAAGATCCGTTCTGACCACCGCGTAACACCTGTCGAATAACGAGATGCAAGGGGAGCGACTCGCCGAGTCGCTTCTTTTGTTTACCTTCCGTCATGCCCTGGTTGGCGCTTGAGCGAATTGGTGTCGGCATGTAACATGGTGATGATCGATGTGCGACGCGGACGAAGGCCCAATCCAAGGAAGGAACGTATGCTAGCAGCACCTGTGTATGCCCATTTTCGCCATCCCGATGGGAGTTGGTATCGGCTGTGGATGACGTACACCGCGCCCAAGACCGATCGAGGCCATCCCTGGCATCTCCACGCAACCTACGACAAAAGCGGCACGATCGCGCCGGTCGCCGGTACGCAGTGGTATACGCAGCCGTATGGCATGGCAAACTGGGACTTCGATACGGAATCCGAGGCGCTTGACGCTTTCAGGGCTCGCGCGAGCGAGCGTCTGGCGCATGGCTACGAGCTGCGCGAGGGCACGATCCCCGAAGCCTAGCCGCTCCATCGGCGAGCACCCGGCTGATCGCAGCCGCCAGCCCCGGTCGTTCTGCGCCCTAACTCGCGCAGGACCATCGACGATCTGCTGGCGGCTGCGCGCTCGTTTAAAGGGGATGGATTGCGCTTTGAACCAATTATAGAAATTCCCTAAAAAATGCTGTGACAAAAGAGTACGTGCTGCATTTAGGTAGGTGTACACGCAATGAGCGAAGTAACAAAGAGTAGAAACGTACCAATACCCATCAAGCTACTCGCGGCTAATGAAGACATCGAGACGTACGACACGTTGCCGGAACTTCTAACAGCCTGATGCCACCTGTATCAACCTTGACATGATCGGCGTACACACAGCTCGCCGACACATGATCAGCAGGTGTGCCTGATCAGATCCCATACCACGAAAATCCACATCAGGAGGTGCCACGGAGTATACAGTACGACCGTTTAGGTATTCATGCTCAAAAGACGCTTGCTAGCAGCGTCATCGTGCTTGAAGTCCAAGGCCCCAGCGGCTTACTGTCCGTCCATCATCGTCGGCTCAATCAACTCTAGTTCGACATCAAGGAAGGTTATCATCACAATGTACTCGCCACGTTTACTGACTCAGTCTCGCATGTTCCACAAGCTGACCGCCCTGACCCTGCTCTTTGGCGCACTGGCCGTTACCGCCGTTCCGACGAACGCCGCGCCGAACAAGCCCGATCGTGGTAATCCTCATAGCATCGTCTCCAGCGACGGCTCTGTCCCTGCTGCAAGCGACGCTGGGGTTCATCGCGCCAGGGGCGAAAGCTTTGTCCTGCCGGAGAGCGGCACGGGTGCTGCCGTCAATAGTACGGCGAAGGACGCGCCGGTTGCCCCGGCGGCGGTTCCAGGCCAGGAAGTCGGTATCGAATCGGTGATTGGTACGGATAACCGCTACCAGATCTTCGGCACGACGAGCTACCCCTACTCGGCGATCGTCCACGTCACGTCGAGCATCGGCGGCTGCACCGGCTGGATGATCGGCCACAACACCGTCGCGACCGCCGGCCACTGTGTGTACGGCACGAGCGGCTGGGCCTCGAACGTCACCGTCTATCCGGGCCGCAGCGGCAGCTCGCTGCCCTACGGAAGCTGCAGCTATACCACGCTCTACACGGTCAACGGTTGGGTTAGCAGCCGCAGCCCTGAGTACGACTACGGCGCGATCAAGCTGAACTGCTCCGTCGGCTACAACACCGGCTGGTTCGGCTTCCGCTGGACATCGGCGAGCCTGACGGGTCAGCCGAGCTACATCTCCGGCTATCCGGGCGACAAGCCGTACGGCACCCAGTGGCGCAGCAACGACTATGTGCGCATCACCGAGACTCGCCGCCTGTTCTACGCCAACGACACCTACGGTGGTCACAGCGGCTCGCCGGTCTGGAATGACGAAGCAAGCTGCTCGCCGTGCGGTATCGCGATCCACGCCTACGGCGTCGGCAGCAACGGCTACAACGGCGGCACGCGCATCACCGAGCCTGTGTTCAATAACCTTCTGGCTTGGCGAAACTCCTAAACCTGCATCTCGCGCAGGATCACCTATAGACCGAGTGCGTCTGGCTAGACTACTCCCCCCGCCAGCCGACGCACACGAAAACCGCCAGGGATTATCCCTGGCGGTTTTGCTGTGTCGCGGGCATCGAGCCGCTGTGTATTGCAGAATCAAGGAGCATGGCTGCTGCTAACATCCTCCTGAGGCAAAACAAGCTGCCTGGCACGTCGATTGCTACTAGATAGCGCCATCCGCTCGAATTAAGCGTACCGAACGCCAACGCCAATGCTACGCAGGAGGCCGACATACAGGCT
Coding sequences:
- a CDS encoding metallophosphoesterase, encoding MLSYRPLLRSALICVLLAATLLAHLAQAETSPHSVPPKQPVAQIYIPFIANLRTTRFAVIGDYGTGSPGEQAVAALVKGWQPDFIATTGDNNYPSGEAATIDANIGAYYHEFIAPYYGTYGPGGTINRFFPTLGNHDWASGAGPYFDYFTLPGNERYYHLTWDSVQLFAIDSDPNEPDGVSSTSAQAMWLQNALATSSACWKIVYMHMPPYSSGAHGSTPWMQWPFQAWGADAVLAGHDHTYERIVRDGLPYFVNGLGGHVAYPFGEPIAGSEVRFNADVGAMLVEADREKIVFSFSTHTGALVDSYRLNKACR
- a CDS encoding family 1 glycosylhydrolase; amino-acid sequence: MPSLPFGESADDFRWCTGIEDTFIPQTRPHLRALDEYELMGHYERWRDDLRLAQQTGARMIRWGIPWYRVEPQPGSFDWSWTDQVIPYIVDELGLEPIIDLMHYGTPLWMDRSFVDPRYPTAVAAYARAVAERYGSRIRYYTPLNEPIVNALMCGMRGVWPPYLRGERGFLAVGMALAQGIVRTVRAIRAVDPSAVMVHVEAAGLTRAARAELEPLAVEQRRRGFLFYDLITGRVDGSHPLLSWLLTNGVSYTALQQLAEQAIDLDVMGLNFYPQWSTQQIGLNAQGRISYRSIEQDGAGFHELIADYYERYNAPIMITETSAKDGIAIKQRWLDASVTTVRALRQAGVPVIGYTWFPLFTMIDWRYRTGRRSLDDYLIELGLYESAPTTTGLCYVETPLVARFKALTLDPAAAIGELQPAASPAF
- a CDS encoding NAD(P)/FAD-dependent oxidoreductase; protein product: MDSFDAVFIGSGHNALIAAAYLARAGWSVLVLERNDRPGGLVRTEELTLPGFKHDVYSSAHPLFATSQAYADLGPELAQYGLNYVNIDVPTGVSMPDGQAAIFPRDMAAIMAEADRLAPGDGAAFQQMIGEFSAYAPQVFSLFSMDLTSPGATRIIRQLMDNPDGPGFSSFAADFLLTGRDVLESRFTSPVFRAMVAPWLMHLGRTPDSANSGFWVPLTLMSVMGGGMATPVGGSEMLARSLVRLIEDKGGTVKVNSAVERITLKNGKAVGVCTEDGTEYGAKRAVIASTNPDQLYLRLLSDAEVAPTIRRQAQNYRYGRGCVQIHLALSEPPRFADERLNRVGLVHLTSGLDGCSQAINEAARGLLPAEPTISLDVPTLLDPSRAPTGQATMRLQMLEIPCRPRGDAAGAIDVGDGTWTDDLKQRFTDRVLEIVGRHAPNVPGAILGCHIISPDNLARFSPNQGPGDPYGGSHDIAQSYLLRPLPSQPSHRSTVPNVYMLGAATWPGHGVNGGSGYIVAQQLLGHAE
- a CDS encoding serine protease, whose translation is MFHKLTALTLLFGALAVTAVPTNAAPNKPDRGNPHSIVSSDGSVPAASDAGVHRARGESFVLPESGTGAAVNSTAKDAPVAPAAVPGQEVGIESVIGTDNRYQIFGTTSYPYSAIVHVTSSIGGCTGWMIGHNTVATAGHCVYGTSGWASNVTVYPGRSGSSLPYGSCSYTTLYTVNGWVSSRSPEYDYGAIKLNCSVGYNTGWFGFRWTSASLTGQPSYISGYPGDKPYGTQWRSNDYVRITETRRLFYANDTYGGHSGSPVWNDEASCSPCGIAIHAYGVGSNGYNGGTRITEPVFNNLLAWRNS